From a region of the Teredinibacter turnerae genome:
- a CDS encoding gamma-butyrobetaine hydroxylase-like domain-containing protein — MQPTHIKLHRKSGILELTWAETVFPLSAEYLRVFSPSAEVTGHGPGQEVLQLNKSGVQITGVEPQGNYAIKLVFSDGHDTGIYTWQYLHELATNHTANWQDYLQRVAAHKQEEEAAQTSAVKWIDP, encoded by the coding sequence ATGCAACCAACACATATTAAGCTGCACCGAAAATCCGGTATTCTCGAGCTGACCTGGGCGGAAACAGTATTTCCGCTCAGCGCTGAGTACCTGCGCGTATTTTCACCATCGGCAGAAGTAACCGGCCATGGCCCCGGACAGGAAGTTCTGCAGCTTAATAAATCAGGGGTACAGATTACCGGCGTAGAGCCGCAAGGGAACTACGCCATAAAACTGGTTTTCAGTGATGGCCACGACACAGGCATATACACCTGGCAGTATTTGCACGAACTGGCCACTAACCACACCGCCAACTGGCAGGATTACCTGCAACGTGTTGCCGCGCACAAGCAAGAGGAAGAAGCCGCGCAAACAAGTGCGGTTAAATGGATCGATCCCTGA
- a CDS encoding Ig-like domain-containing protein: protein MVCVLRLIQSSFFLIFSSLLLAGCGGAPGTVGSDDLVAKISFVSATPDYLTLAGQGGVEQSVVSFKVTDQYGAALSGVGVTFELSDDVGGARLSTTRASTGFDGEVNTVVSSGTAPVALYVTATIDGTHIQSFSDEISISTSGFSASSFSLSVIVSDEVTGSSEPFDYYGNPYNPVTNGSLRIESAGELGGIEAELQMIVTDQFGHKVRDGAKVTIVSPMSGLVRPSACIVADGICQATWTSTSGSGYGIGDHVILLAYASGAESFDDVNGNNIFDEGEQFVDFHEAFADENFNGMYDLGEFFVDANSNGVFDAVGNGVWDGPCLTDSCAGQDSTIIWNTLVLELGACPDEGCSAN, encoded by the coding sequence ATGGTTTGTGTACTGCGATTAATTCAATCTTCCTTTTTTCTAATCTTCTCCTCGTTGTTACTGGCGGGTTGTGGCGGTGCCCCTGGCACGGTGGGTTCCGATGACCTGGTGGCCAAAATCAGCTTTGTCAGTGCGACCCCTGATTACCTGACGTTAGCGGGCCAGGGCGGCGTGGAGCAGTCGGTGGTTTCATTCAAGGTCACTGACCAGTATGGCGCAGCGCTTAGTGGTGTCGGTGTGACCTTCGAGCTTAGTGATGATGTGGGTGGTGCGCGCTTGAGTACCACTCGCGCGTCCACTGGGTTCGATGGCGAAGTCAATACGGTGGTCAGTAGCGGCACTGCGCCGGTTGCGCTCTACGTTACTGCGACAATTGACGGCACGCATATTCAGAGCTTCTCGGACGAAATCTCAATTTCTACATCCGGCTTTAGCGCTTCTTCGTTTAGCTTGTCGGTGATCGTCTCTGATGAAGTCACAGGTTCTTCTGAGCCATTTGATTATTACGGCAACCCCTACAACCCCGTAACGAATGGTTCGCTGCGTATTGAATCGGCAGGAGAGCTTGGTGGTATTGAAGCGGAACTGCAGATGATCGTAACCGACCAGTTCGGCCATAAGGTTCGCGATGGTGCAAAAGTGACTATCGTTTCGCCCATGTCGGGTCTGGTACGGCCATCGGCATGTATCGTCGCGGACGGTATTTGTCAGGCGACCTGGACCAGTACGTCCGGCTCGGGCTATGGCATTGGTGATCACGTGATTCTGCTGGCGTATGCAAGTGGAGCCGAATCGTTCGATGACGTCAACGGCAATAATATTTTCGACGAAGGCGAGCAGTTTGTCGATTTCCACGAAGCGTTCGCCGATGAAAACTTTAACGGCATGTACGACTTGGGTGAGTTCTTCGTTGATGCTAACAGCAACGGTGTATTTGATGCGGTGGGTAATGGCGTGTGGGATGGTCCGTGCCTTACCGATAGCTGTGCCGGTCAGGACTCTACCATTATCTGGAACACGCTGGTTCTAGAGTTGGGCGCTTGCCCAGATGAGGGTTGTTCGGCCAACTAA
- the rpmE gene encoding 50S ribosomal protein L31 — translation MKEDIQPKYGDMTATCSCGNVIKTRSTLAKDIHVDVCSECHPFYTGKQKVLDSGGRIDRFNKRFTRRSK, via the coding sequence ATGAAAGAAGATATTCAACCAAAATACGGCGACATGACTGCTACCTGCAGCTGTGGCAACGTCATTAAAACCCGTTCCACTCTGGCGAAAGACATCCATGTCGACGTTTGCTCCGAGTGCCACCCGTTTTATACCGGCAAACAAAAAGTTCTTGATAGCGGCGGCCGCATTGATCGCTTCAACAAGCGCTTTACTCGTCGCAGCAAGTAA
- the hslV gene encoding ATP-dependent protease subunit HslV: MEQYRGTTILSIRRGNQVVIGGDGQVSLGNTIMKGNARKVRRLYKNQVIAGFAGGTADAFTLFERFEAKLESHGGQLVRAAVELAKDWRTDRALRRLEALLAVADKEASLIITGNGDVIQPEDDLIAIGSGGAFAQSAARALLDNTDLSAREIVQKGLTIAGDICIYTNHNQTIEELEY; this comes from the coding sequence TTGGAACAGTATCGCGGAACCACCATTCTCTCCATTCGCCGCGGCAATCAGGTGGTCATCGGCGGCGACGGCCAGGTTTCTCTTGGCAACACCATCATGAAAGGCAACGCTCGCAAAGTTCGACGCCTTTACAAGAATCAAGTCATCGCCGGTTTTGCCGGTGGCACCGCAGACGCATTCACCTTGTTCGAGCGCTTTGAAGCCAAACTCGAAAGCCACGGAGGCCAGTTGGTGCGCGCAGCGGTTGAGCTGGCGAAAGACTGGCGCACAGACAGAGCCTTGCGCCGCCTGGAAGCGCTGCTCGCAGTGGCTGACAAGGAGGCATCACTGATCATCACGGGTAACGGTGATGTTATTCAACCGGAAGACGACTTGATCGCTATTGGTTCTGGCGGTGCCTTCGCGCAATCGGCCGCTCGCGCCCTGCTCGACAACACCGATCTGTCTGCGCGCGAAATTGTGCAGAAAGGCCTCACTATTGCAGGCGATATCTGCATTTACACCAACCATAATCAGACCATTGAAGAGCTGGAATACTAA
- the hslU gene encoding ATP-dependent protease ATPase subunit HslU translates to MSQMTPREIVSELDKFIVGQQAAKKAVAIALRNRWRRMQVDKSLRNEITPKNILMIGPTGVGKTEIARRLAKLANAPFIKVEATKFTEVGYVGRDVESIVRDLLDGSIKLFREQEMAKCRYRAMEAAEERILDALLPPARSSSEEQHESNTRQIFRKKLREGDLDDKEIEIEMAATPVGVEIMAPPGMEDMTSQLQNMFSSMSSGKTRKAKLTVKKAFKKLTDEEAAKLINEDELKAQAIEAAEQNGIVFIDEIDKVTKRDNASGADVSREGVQRDLLPLIEGCTVSTKHGMIKTDHILFIASGAFHLSKPSDLIPELQGRLPIRVELEALSPEDFERILTEPDASLTEQHQALLATEGVSLAFSKDGIRRIAETAFDVNERTENIGARRLHTVLEKLLEEASFNTDGESVEITVDAAFVDKQLGELATNEDLSRYIL, encoded by the coding sequence ATGTCGCAAATGACACCTAGAGAGATTGTCTCGGAGCTGGACAAATTTATCGTGGGCCAGCAGGCAGCCAAAAAGGCTGTCGCTATTGCCTTGCGCAATCGTTGGCGCCGTATGCAGGTGGATAAGAGCCTGCGCAACGAAATCACCCCCAAAAATATTCTGATGATCGGCCCTACCGGTGTCGGTAAAACAGAAATTGCACGCCGCCTGGCCAAGCTGGCCAACGCGCCGTTCATCAAAGTAGAAGCCACCAAGTTCACCGAAGTGGGCTATGTCGGTCGCGATGTGGAATCGATCGTGCGAGATTTGCTAGATGGCTCCATCAAACTGTTTCGCGAACAAGAAATGGCTAAATGCCGCTATCGCGCTATGGAAGCTGCCGAAGAGCGTATTCTCGACGCGCTGCTACCACCGGCGCGCAGTAGTAGCGAAGAGCAACATGAATCCAATACCCGCCAGATATTCCGCAAGAAATTGCGTGAAGGTGATCTGGATGACAAAGAAATCGAAATCGAAATGGCCGCGACGCCGGTAGGCGTAGAGATTATGGCGCCACCCGGGATGGAGGACATGACCAGCCAGTTGCAAAATATGTTCTCTTCCATGTCATCCGGTAAAACCCGCAAAGCCAAGCTCACGGTTAAAAAGGCGTTCAAAAAACTTACCGACGAAGAAGCCGCCAAGCTGATCAACGAAGATGAGCTCAAAGCACAAGCTATTGAAGCAGCCGAGCAAAACGGCATTGTTTTCATCGATGAAATCGACAAAGTGACCAAGCGCGACAATGCGTCTGGCGCCGATGTCTCGCGCGAAGGCGTACAACGCGACCTGTTGCCATTGATCGAGGGCTGCACAGTGAGCACGAAACACGGTATGATCAAAACCGACCATATTCTGTTTATCGCCTCTGGCGCGTTCCACCTCTCGAAGCCGTCAGATCTGATTCCTGAGTTGCAAGGTCGCCTGCCTATCCGAGTTGAACTTGAAGCCTTGAGCCCAGAAGACTTTGAGCGCATTCTTACCGAGCCGGATGCATCCCTCACAGAGCAACACCAGGCACTACTGGCAACCGAAGGGGTGAGTCTCGCATTCAGCAAAGATGGGATTCGACGGATCGCCGAAACTGCATTCGATGTGAACGAGCGCACCGAAAACATCGGAGCCCGGCGCTTGCACACGGTACTGGAAAAACTTTTGGAAGAAGCCTCTTTCAACACCGACGGTGAATCTGTTGAAATTACGGTAGACGCTGCCTTTGTGGATAAGCAGCTGGGCGAACTCGCAACTAATGAAGATTTGAGCCGCTATATACTCTGA
- the ubiB gene encoding ubiquinone biosynthesis regulatory protein kinase UbiB, with amino-acid sequence MARLLRLLHILHTIGRYRLDDLLRNSQSPRTLKLLLLAYRLYPKVDEPRGMRLRKAFEELGPIFVKFGQQLSTRPDLMPPDIVSELDRLQDNVAPFSSDLFIDIVERALGKPIDQLFKHFDREPLASASVAQVHTAELHSGEEVVVKAVRPGLEPTIEKDTSLLRWFAELVEKYSSEGRRLRPVEVVDEYRDTIFDELDLCREGANATQLRRNFEGSDMLYIPEVYWDYTRQNVLVLERIYGHSVTDSENLKAHGIDLKVLAERGVEVFFTQVFDHNFFHADMHPGNVFISKLHPQNPSYMAVDMAIVGSLTREDQYYLARNLLAMFRRDYRQVAELHVLSGWVPKGTSVSGFEAAIRAVCEPIFEKPLKEISFGQALISLFRTARRYRMPVQPQLVLLQKTLLNIEGMGRQIYPDLDLWATAHPFLERWVRERFSPKALFKDFQYHSPEWIEKFPQVPHLVFDTVTEVKQLAQIAPQLKAASEALRESESRSSRRLRNSVLNVIAFGLLGSGIWLALQESPQLGALSPQTILLLMTGLVALIVK; translated from the coding sequence GTGGCTCGACTGCTTCGCCTCCTCCATATTCTCCACACCATTGGCCGTTACCGGCTCGACGATTTGCTCCGCAACTCTCAGAGCCCGCGCACCCTCAAGTTGTTGCTGTTGGCCTACCGGCTTTATCCGAAGGTGGACGAGCCGCGCGGAATGCGTTTGCGCAAAGCCTTCGAAGAACTGGGCCCGATATTTGTGAAATTTGGCCAGCAGCTATCTACCCGCCCGGATTTAATGCCGCCGGATATTGTGTCCGAGCTCGACCGTCTGCAAGATAACGTCGCACCTTTCAGTAGCGATCTGTTTATCGACATTGTTGAGCGCGCCCTGGGCAAACCCATAGATCAGTTATTCAAACATTTCGATCGAGAGCCCCTGGCATCGGCATCGGTGGCGCAGGTGCATACCGCCGAATTACACAGCGGCGAAGAGGTGGTGGTTAAAGCCGTCAGGCCCGGGCTCGAGCCCACCATCGAAAAAGACACCAGCCTGCTGCGCTGGTTTGCCGAACTGGTCGAAAAGTACAGCAGCGAAGGCCGCCGCCTGCGCCCGGTGGAAGTGGTGGATGAATACCGGGATACCATCTTCGATGAGCTGGACCTGTGCCGCGAAGGCGCCAATGCCACCCAATTGCGCCGCAACTTTGAAGGCTCCGACATGCTGTATATCCCGGAAGTCTATTGGGATTACACCCGGCAAAACGTACTGGTACTAGAGCGCATATACGGCCACTCGGTTACCGATTCTGAAAACCTGAAAGCCCACGGCATCGACCTAAAAGTTCTGGCCGAACGCGGCGTCGAAGTATTTTTCACCCAGGTGTTTGACCATAATTTTTTCCACGCCGATATGCACCCGGGCAATGTGTTTATCTCTAAACTTCACCCGCAAAATCCCAGCTACATGGCCGTGGACATGGCGATTGTCGGCTCGCTCACTCGCGAAGACCAATACTATTTAGCGCGCAATCTGCTCGCCATGTTTCGCCGCGATTATCGCCAGGTCGCCGAGCTGCACGTGCTCAGCGGCTGGGTGCCAAAGGGCACATCGGTGTCGGGCTTTGAAGCGGCAATTCGCGCCGTGTGCGAACCCATTTTTGAAAAGCCTCTCAAAGAAATTTCATTCGGCCAGGCGTTGATCTCCCTGTTCCGCACCGCGCGTCGCTACCGCATGCCAGTGCAACCGCAACTCGTTTTACTGCAGAAAACGCTGCTCAATATTGAGGGCATGGGTCGCCAGATTTACCCGGATCTCGACCTGTGGGCAACCGCCCATCCATTTTTAGAACGGTGGGTACGCGAGCGCTTCTCACCAAAGGCGTTGTTTAAGGATTTCCAATATCACTCGCCGGAATGGATAGAAAAATTTCCTCAAGTCCCCCATCTCGTATTCGACACGGTCACTGAAGTTAAGCAACTTGCGCAGATTGCGCCACAATTAAAAGCAGCCAGCGAAGCCTTGCGTGAATCGGAATCCCGGTCTTCGCGACGCCTGCGCAACAGCGTTCTCAACGTAATTGCTTTCGGTCTGCTTGGAAGCGGCATTTGGCTTGCATTACAGGAGAGTCCGCAACTCGGTGCACTTTCGCCTCAAACCATACTCTTACTTATGACCGGTTTAGTCGCACTGATTGTCAAATAG
- the ubiE gene encoding bifunctional demethylmenaquinone methyltransferase/2-methoxy-6-polyprenyl-1,4-benzoquinol methylase UbiE: protein MSDENTTHFGFETVNAAEKAERVAGVFHSVAAKYDLMNDVMSGGIHRLWKKFTIELSGVRPGNRVLDIAGGTGDLTAKFARLVGDEGQVVLADINDSMLKVGRDKLVDKGFLGNVQYTQADAQFLPFPDNTFDCITIAFGLRNVTDKDMALAAMNRVLKPGGRLLVLEFSKPQNSLLEKAYDLYSFNVLPMMGKLITQDADSYRYLAESIRMHPDQQTLKGMMENAGFAQCRYYNMTGGIVAIHKGTKA from the coding sequence ATGTCCGACGAGAACACCACGCATTTTGGTTTCGAGACAGTCAACGCCGCAGAGAAAGCCGAGCGCGTTGCCGGTGTATTTCATTCTGTTGCCGCAAAATACGACTTAATGAACGATGTCATGTCCGGTGGCATTCATCGCCTGTGGAAAAAATTCACCATTGAGTTGAGTGGTGTGCGCCCAGGCAACCGGGTACTGGACATTGCCGGCGGCACCGGCGACCTTACCGCCAAATTTGCCCGCCTGGTCGGCGATGAAGGCCAGGTTGTACTGGCCGACATCAACGACTCCATGCTGAAAGTGGGCCGTGACAAATTAGTTGATAAAGGCTTCCTCGGCAATGTGCAGTACACGCAGGCCGACGCCCAGTTTCTTCCGTTTCCCGATAACACCTTTGACTGCATCACCATTGCATTTGGCTTGCGCAATGTGACCGATAAGGACATGGCGCTTGCCGCGATGAATCGTGTGCTCAAACCGGGCGGACGATTGCTGGTATTGGAATTCTCCAAACCACAAAACAGTTTGCTCGAAAAAGCCTACGACCTGTATTCCTTTAATGTATTACCGATGATGGGCAAACTGATCACCCAGGACGCTGACAGCTATCGCTACCTCGCCGAAAGTATCCGCATGCACCCAGACCAGCAAACCCTGAAAGGCATGATGGAAAACGCCGGCTTTGCGCAATGCCGCTACTACAACATGACCGGCGGCATAGTTGCAATTCACAAAGGCACCAAGGCCTGA
- a CDS encoding primosomal protein N', whose protein sequence is MTTTQDWFISVALPIPLRNTFDYRLPAEAKPAANYMGCRVAVNFGHQSMVGIILSCHQTPTYDPSKIVAALEILDQKPLFPAELLNLCWWAADYYQHPLGETLSTAMPTPLRQGKSSAPTQEAWQLTTEGKGLPETALKRAKKQQIALQHLLQNDYLLDADARKLDISSATMTAMQKKGLVEKVERVPEHQAPKDAADQLLRESPLPLTEEQEAALSQLSFHRYTCYLLEGATGSGKTEFYLQAIARTLQAGKQALVLIPEIGLTPQTVARFEQRFACSVAELHSNVSDSQRTNNWLAARDGRARIVIGTRLASLCPMQDLGIIIVDEEHDLSFKQQDGLRYSARDLSIYRANQLQIPIVLGSATPSLESFYNAIHGRFAHLRLTRRAGAAKPPTISRVDLRGKTLTAGLCDASVTALEKTIARGQQAIVFVNRRGYAPSLLCHHCGWIAECPSCDANLTLHKAPYHLHCHHCDAQKPVNRHCPQCNSPDLNPRGLGTEQTEQWLEERFPDTPIIRIDRDSTRQKNSLQETLEVVKSGKPCILIGTQMLAKGHHFPNIALVVIADCDQGLMSADYRGPERMAQLVIQVAGRAGRGEIPGQVLIQSHSPDHPLLDLLLTKGYHLFARQLLNERQTAFLPPFAHQCLIRAESKRPQNAIDFLKMARQQLSGLMPPSQQLQYLGPIPARMERVNERFRYQLHITAASRKALQKLLKEGIEKIDQQALARRTRWSVDVDPQEV, encoded by the coding sequence ATGACAACCACCCAAGACTGGTTCATCTCTGTCGCGCTACCCATCCCGCTGCGCAACACATTCGACTACCGACTCCCCGCGGAGGCAAAGCCAGCTGCAAACTACATGGGATGCCGGGTCGCGGTTAATTTCGGTCACCAGTCGATGGTTGGCATCATCCTGTCATGCCACCAAACCCCAACCTACGACCCTTCGAAGATCGTCGCGGCGCTCGAGATCCTGGATCAAAAACCGCTATTCCCAGCTGAGCTGTTAAATTTGTGCTGGTGGGCCGCGGATTATTACCAGCACCCGCTTGGCGAAACCCTCTCAACCGCGATGCCAACCCCGCTCCGGCAAGGTAAATCCAGCGCGCCGACGCAAGAAGCCTGGCAACTGACGACCGAAGGGAAAGGTTTGCCAGAGACCGCACTCAAGCGCGCGAAAAAACAACAAATAGCACTCCAACATCTACTGCAGAACGATTACTTATTAGACGCCGACGCACGCAAACTGGACATCAGCAGCGCGACCATGACCGCGATGCAAAAAAAAGGGCTGGTGGAAAAAGTCGAACGGGTTCCAGAGCATCAAGCTCCCAAAGACGCAGCAGATCAGCTGCTGCGGGAGTCACCGCTACCTCTGACAGAGGAGCAAGAGGCTGCTCTCAGTCAATTGAGTTTTCATCGCTATACCTGCTACTTGCTGGAGGGGGCAACCGGTAGCGGCAAGACTGAATTTTACTTACAAGCTATTGCACGCACCCTGCAAGCGGGCAAACAGGCTCTGGTCCTAATACCGGAAATCGGCCTCACCCCGCAGACGGTGGCGCGGTTCGAGCAACGGTTCGCGTGCTCGGTAGCAGAATTGCACTCCAATGTCAGCGACAGCCAGCGTACCAACAACTGGCTCGCCGCCCGCGATGGCAGAGCCCGCATCGTTATTGGCACTCGTCTGGCGTCCCTGTGCCCGATGCAGGATCTAGGAATAATTATTGTCGATGAAGAGCATGACCTGTCTTTTAAACAACAGGATGGGTTGCGTTACTCGGCGAGAGACCTCTCCATTTACCGCGCGAACCAGCTGCAGATTCCCATTGTGCTCGGCTCTGCCACCCCCTCACTGGAAAGCTTTTACAACGCCATCCACGGCAGGTTCGCCCACTTGCGCCTGACACGCCGTGCCGGTGCAGCGAAGCCCCCCACAATCAGTCGTGTGGATTTACGCGGTAAAACGCTGACGGCCGGCTTGTGTGATGCATCAGTTACAGCGCTTGAAAAAACCATAGCGCGCGGCCAGCAAGCCATTGTGTTTGTGAATCGCCGAGGTTACGCACCGTCCCTGCTCTGCCACCATTGTGGCTGGATTGCCGAATGTCCCTCGTGCGACGCCAACCTCACTCTGCATAAAGCGCCATACCACCTGCACTGCCACCACTGCGATGCACAAAAACCGGTTAACCGACACTGCCCGCAATGCAACAGTCCCGATCTAAACCCGAGAGGTTTGGGTACGGAACAAACAGAGCAGTGGCTGGAGGAGCGATTTCCCGACACACCGATTATCCGTATTGATAGAGATTCAACGCGACAGAAAAACAGCTTACAGGAGACCCTTGAGGTAGTGAAATCCGGCAAACCGTGCATTCTGATTGGCACCCAAATGCTCGCCAAGGGGCACCACTTCCCCAATATCGCGCTGGTCGTTATCGCCGACTGCGACCAAGGGCTCATGAGCGCCGATTATCGCGGCCCGGAGCGAATGGCTCAGCTGGTGATACAGGTTGCTGGCCGTGCAGGCCGGGGAGAAATCCCTGGGCAGGTACTTATCCAAAGCCACAGCCCGGATCACCCTCTGTTAGATCTGCTGCTTACCAAGGGCTACCACTTATTCGCCCGCCAACTGCTCAACGAACGCCAAACCGCATTTTTGCCACCATTTGCTCACCAGTGCCTGATACGCGCCGAATCCAAGCGGCCGCAAAATGCTATAGATTTTCTAAAAATGGCTCGCCAACAACTGTCCGGCTTAATGCCACCATCGCAGCAGCTGCAGTATCTGGGACCGATCCCAGCGCGAATGGAGAGAGTAAACGAGCGCTTCCGCTACCAACTGCATATCACAGCGGCCAGTCGCAAGGCGTTGCAAAAATTACTGAAGGAAGGAATCGAGAAAATCGACCAGCAGGCACTGGCGCGCCGCACCCGCTGGTCTGTGGATGTAGATCCACAGGAAGTTTAG
- a CDS encoding ubiquinone biosynthesis accessory factor UbiJ, whose product MTATASETHFHEFSILISGSLEKIINSALRYDPGTRAAIGRLPSKTLGIVSTSPAFECHVRATGDQLRFTTFAATAPDVELRGDLRDILSLVFTASTSLANTGVTVKGQIGLLADYQRCFANIDIDWEDALANVIGSVPAHLMAQLGRDVASRWLPNREYTARRIQEFITEELRAVPAREEIQIFGEHVSQLRQSVDRLQLRLDKLSQRKPK is encoded by the coding sequence ATGACAGCCACGGCAAGCGAAACCCATTTTCACGAATTCAGCATATTGATCTCGGGCAGCCTGGAAAAAATCATCAACAGCGCATTGCGTTACGACCCGGGTACCCGCGCGGCAATCGGCCGTTTACCCAGTAAAACGTTAGGCATCGTCAGCACCTCGCCCGCGTTCGAATGCCACGTCCGGGCAACCGGAGACCAGCTGCGATTTACCACCTTCGCAGCCACTGCGCCAGATGTGGAATTGCGCGGTGATCTGCGGGACATTCTCTCGCTCGTCTTCACCGCCAGTACCAGCCTCGCTAATACCGGGGTTACTGTAAAAGGCCAGATTGGTTTACTGGCAGACTACCAACGCTGCTTTGCCAACATTGACATAGACTGGGAAGATGCACTCGCGAACGTGATAGGCAGCGTACCTGCCCATCTGATGGCGCAACTGGGGCGCGATGTGGCCAGCCGCTGGCTACCGAACAGGGAATATACTGCACGGCGTATCCAGGAATTTATTACTGAAGAACTGCGCGCAGTGCCAGCAAGAGAAGAAATACAAATATTTGGCGAACACGTCAGCCAATTGCGTCAAAGTGTCGACCGGCTGCAACTGCGCCTCGACAAGCTTAGCCAACGCAAACCTAAATAA
- a CDS encoding SPOR domain-containing protein codes for MAQDYSRTRRSSNRRKSNEPRVPAWVWLFTGCVLGAFIMFLMRLSQLDPVQRIADSKTTSSSSAKVTKKESKPAQPKFDFYEVLKETRVSIPELTDKDNTVSSDEPPAQTDTYEYILQVASFKNVDDAEELRVQLLLLNLDARVERAEVRKGDTWNRVLVGPFESRSLLAKARGTLVSNHHEALVLKRMKTPAP; via the coding sequence ATGGCGCAAGATTACTCTCGCACTCGACGCTCATCCAATCGTCGCAAATCCAATGAGCCCCGCGTACCCGCTTGGGTATGGCTGTTCACAGGCTGCGTTTTGGGCGCGTTCATTATGTTTTTAATGCGGCTCTCGCAACTGGACCCGGTACAGCGTATTGCGGACAGCAAAACGACGTCTTCCAGCAGCGCAAAGGTCACCAAGAAAGAGAGCAAACCGGCGCAGCCGAAGTTCGATTTTTACGAAGTTTTAAAAGAAACCCGGGTATCGATTCCCGAGCTGACCGACAAAGACAATACCGTCTCGAGCGACGAGCCACCCGCGCAAACAGATACCTACGAATATATCCTTCAGGTCGCGTCGTTTAAAAACGTGGACGACGCCGAAGAACTCCGCGTTCAGCTATTGCTGCTCAATCTCGATGCGCGAGTTGAGCGCGCAGAAGTGCGCAAAGGCGATACCTGGAACCGTGTACTGGTCGGCCCATTTGAATCCCGCTCTCTGCTGGCGAAAGCGCGCGGGACATTGGTATCCAATCACCATGAAGCACTGGTCCTAAAACGCATGAAAACGCCAGCGCCATAA